The Apus apus isolate bApuApu2 chromosome 1, bApuApu2.pri.cur, whole genome shotgun sequence nucleotide sequence AAGCTCTAAGTGAAAAGATTTATTTCTATTAGaaacaggaaatatttaacctcccaagaaacaaaatactttttttattttcaacagcTTCATTACTAAAGgccagcattttattttgaactcCTGACTGTCAGCAATGGTGGAGCTTATTGTGGTTCCACAGAGCAGTAAAACCACATTTCCCTGATTTGTGTATATACCACCAAGCAGGTTCTGTGGTCCTCAGTCCACTGAGCGATCTCCTGGGCTGATTTACTTCCAAAGCAGACAAAGCCAGGTGTGTTTCCTCTGGAAGGTCAGTAGACAACTGGTAAAACTACTCAACCTTCATCATGTTGAACCTCCCAGTGTTGTCTGGGGAGTTTTTCCTGAGTCTGAGCAAAACTGCTTGACAAAACCCTGCCAGCACAGAGTAGCTGATTGTGATCATGCCATGGACACTCTGTGTCCTATGACAGAAATGGGGCAACTGGAGCTGATGTGGGTTACTGCCCAGCTGGCATTTCTTCTCAGGAAGATAAATGAGACATTAAAAAGGAGAGGCAAATCCCTTGCCTACACAAGGGACACCTGAGGTCTGAGGACACCTGACTTCTAACCCTGCTCCTGACAGTGAGGTCACTCCCTCTGTCCttcaccctgcagcagcacactaTGTCTTGCTTGTAAGTTTACCAcagcaaaatttctgggaagtTGCTAAACTCTGAGTTGAAGACACACCTATAGTTACTTTCAGCAGTGGCTATGAAGAGTGTCTTactaaaatgtctttctttgcTATCTCCCACATTGGGAGGAGTTTGAGGAACACATAGCAAAACAGTTGGAtctgtattttgtaaaaaaattgtaaaatatgCCTTGAAAATAGGTTTTGTCATGCTGTAGGTGCAATTTCTATAAAAACTTTTGAACTGTTGGACTCCTCTCTATGTGTAAATGTGAACATGTATTTAGTCTCCACAGAAGCAGGTGTAACATGAAAAGGAACTTGCAGTTGCAATATTActcataaaaacattttaggCTGCTGTCCTGTCTTCTGAACGGTTCTAATTCTTATTTGCCACAATAAGACAAGTAGGAAATGTTATAATACTGGATTTCTATGCTGTATATACCATCAGAACTTGCTGTGCATTTCAATATGCAGCGTAGAGCTTTAGCTCTGGGTGAGTTGATGAATATCAAAAGCCTCATTTTGGTCTCATTCTAAATAATTCAACAGATTTGTCCCTGCATGACAACAATCTTAAAATGGATGGCACTGCAGTGCAGCCAAGCATCATGCTGAAGTTTCACTGAGGGGCTGCAAACAATCAAAAGTGACCAGCCAGCTCTTGCTATTGATCTGCACAACAAAAGCTTTTGCCCCCGttcccctcaccccccaaaTTTGTCACTGCTTGACCTATAAAGACTTGGATGTTGTGCTGCCCTGAAACATTTCATAAACCCTGAATTAATGCCAATGTTTTTTGTTGCCATTTTCAGGATCAGGCCTGGCATCATCAGAGTAATTGGCTTAGCTTTGGAACTGGAATGGCTCAGCATCAAATCCTCAGGCAATGCAAATGAAAACTTGACCAGACAAAGACAATTCCTAAGTCATAAATCAATACTGAAATTTAAGTTcctgaaggaaaataagaacTGCCATTGCAGCTGATAAGATCAAATTTATTGAATTAATCAGTATTCCACAGAAGTCAATTGAGCTCTCCTGCTCAATTGCATCTGCAGAAATGGATATAATTACTAGCAGTAGAGATTTTGGACCACTTTGAATCCTTAATTAAATGAGACTATGAGTTGTGCTTGGTTTAGGTAGTGTCCATTGTATTGAAGAGATTCTGGATGGATTCTAGGTGCAActcttagaatcacagaaaggtttggtttggaagggacctttaggTCACCTttagatcatctagttccaaccatcctgccatggacagggacacctcccactagatcaggttgctcaaagccccatccaacctgaccttgagcacttccagggagggggagtccacaacttctttgggcaacctgggccagtgtctcaccacccttattgtaaaaaaatttcctctgtTATCTAACCTGTATCTCTTTTAGTTTGCAACTGTTCCTGTGCAACATGCCCAtataaaaaatccctccccagctttcctgtaggccccattcaggtacaggaaggctgctataaggtgttcctggagccttctctcaTGGCCTCAAAGGATTTGACTCTCCCTTACcactgtattttgtttgttatttttctagTGTAATACAGTTATTTCCCCAGATTCCCATTTTGTGactaaaataatgttatttgtCAAGGTAGGTCCTATGTttattgcattatttatttaagtttattgcaattcattttaattttctttctattattGGCTGGCACACTCTTTTGCAGATAATAACTAAATTAGAAAGCAGGGTTGACATCCTGGCTTGCACAACTTCAATTCAGAGAGGCCTTGAGAAACGGGGAGTGAGCCAACAGAAACCTTGGGAAGTTCAGCAAGGAGAAAGAGCAAGTCCTGGATGTAGAACAGAAAACGACCGTGCACTGCTACAGGCTGCAAGCTGGCTGGCTGAAAGGACCTGGTGGCTTCATCAACATCAAGTTCAACGTGAGCTCTCCTTGAAAGTAAAGGAACCCACATGTTGGGCAATATCAGAAGTACATCCAGCagatcaaagaaaataattactccCCACTGGTGGCACAGCACCTGGAATCCTGTCTCCTTTTTCAGCCTCCCAGTTGAAGAAGGATGTTGAGAACATGGTCCAGTGGAAGGCTACCAAGTTGATGAGAGACCCTAAAGCACACAAGCTAAAAGGAGAGGTTGAAGGAGGTGGTCTTGTTTAGTCATGTGAAGAGGAGGCAATGGGATGATTTAATGGGAGCCAGCAACTACTTGAAGGTAAGTTATGAAGATGACAGAGCCAGACTATCTTTGGATGTAACAAAAACTATGAACTCCAGGTTGGGAGGTTCAGGGTtgggcattaggaaaaaaagtattctcCAGAAGGGTGACACAGCAGTGGGACAGGCTGCCAGATGTGTTGTGCAGTCTCTCCTTGAATATTTTCAACAACTTGGTGCTAGTCCAGCCAGCACCTAAAGGAGCACCTTGGCTAGTGCTGGCAATGGTGCTCCTCTGAGTGGGAGGGTGGGTTGGTCATCctcagagatcccttccaacccgcACTGCACAGTGGAGCAGAGGCCCGAAGATACCACAGGCTACATGTGGTTATACGACCATAACCACAGCTGttggcatttattttattttgtgagtGCTTATAACATGGACAATGGAAGTCTGCAAGTGCTTTTATGTACAATCCATAAGTCTATGGATGCACACAACCTACTTAACTCACCCAACACCCGCCTCACACACTAGTCTTCTTTGTTTTGGAGGGTACGAAGGCTTGAGTAACTTTTTTGACTAATATACAGAAAAGTGGCAGAGCCTTGACCTGTATGGAATGTGAAAGCCACACTGCAATCCCAGTGGTCAGTGAGAATTGATGCCTGGAGTGACTGCTGCCTTCAGAGGAATTTGGATCTATAGCTGTTGGGAGATGAAAATGTGTAGTGTCAGAGCTGGAAACTGCCCAGTTCTGTACAAACAGTCTCTGAAGTGTGTGAATCAATGACTTCTTAGttcattaaagcaaaattacttgGGGAAAAAGGTTTTGAACCTATCTGGCACACCTCTTCACACCAGCTCTAtgaaacagagctgaaaaaggTAATTTTCTGGAAACCATAAAGTTCCATGTATTTACGTAGCTCTgagatttaaacattttaacGTAAACGTATGTGGTTCTaggaaagttttaaaatgacagaaagtatttcctctttattttctttcagatttccaAACTGCTAGTCCTTTCAGAGGTGCTCGCAGGAATTCAAAGCTCCTGTGGAGGctgtcacttttattttttttttcttcttcttcttttctttctaaataagTGATTTGTGCAGACCTTCTCTCGCATCACTCTCTTAAATTACgactgttttaaaagaaaatcccttGCCTCTGCCGAAGTGCTTCCCCGTGGGGTCACCGACAACAGCACGGGAACCTTAGCTCAGCTCTTGCGGGAAAACCTTCTTGCCAGAGTTTGAAACCTCTGCCTGTGCCAGGCGCGGGCTGGGAGACGTgagcggggcggccccgggaaGCAGGGGAGCAGCGCTGCTCCTCCCGGGCAGCAGGAGCCCGGGCTGTCCTGTGCCCCACGCACCCACTGCTCCCGCAGGCTGCCCCGGGGCGCCGCGCCATCCATCCCCACCGCCCTTCCCCTCGGGAATGTGTGTCTCTGCCGCTCCGGGCCGGGGATGAGCAACGGAGCGGCCCGAGAGGCACGGGCTGCGATCACCCGGACCTGCCCGCGGCCGCCTCGGCCGCTCCCGGGCTTGCATCGCGGCGAACCGGCGGCtgggcggagcggggcgggacgaggccccgcagcccggcccgcagccccgggacCCGCTCTCCCGCGccgcgggcggggccgggggcggggcgggggcagggcggggcggggcgggccgcggGGGCTGGAGGCGGCGGCTCCGCGGGCCGCCCGGGGAGGACGGGCCGGCAtggccgggggcggcggcggcaccTCCTCCCCGCCggcggggcagggggtgggCGCTGGGAgccggcggcggcagcagccccagccgcAAGATGCGCtgggcggccccggcccctgccccgTGGCTGCCTGGCCGAGGCCGCCCCGGGCGGAGCGGCGGCAGCGGGCGGCGGGGATGGAGCCGGCCCCGCGCCGCTGCCCCGCCGGGCGGCCCCGGTGGCGGTGGCGGTGGCGGCGGGCGCGCTGGGCCGGGCTGCtgggcgccgccgccgccctgGCCCTGTACGCCTGGCTGCCGGAGCCGGCGGCCccgcgggcagcgccgggcggCCGCGGGGAGGGCGAGGTGAACgtgctgctgtggtgggagcCCTTcggccggccccgccgcgccgccgaCTGCCGGCGGCGCTACAACATCACGGGCTGCCGGCTCAGCGCCGACCGCAGCCGCTACGGCCAGGCGCAGGCCGTGCTCTTCCACCACCGCGACCTGGCGCTGCACGGCGCCGAGGGGCTGCCCCGCggggccccgccgcggcccccgcGCCAGCGCTGGGTCTGGATGAACTTCGAGTCGCCCTGCGGGGGCTGGCCGGCCTCTTCAACTGGACCATGTCCTACCGCCGCGACTCGGACGTCTTCGTGCCCTACGGGTACCTCTACACCCCGCCGGCGCCCCGGCCCTTCGTGCTGCCCCGCAAGACGCGGCTGGTGGCCTGGGTCATCAGCAACTGGAACGAGGAGCACGCCCGGGTCCGCTACTACCGGCAGCTGCGGGAGCATCTCGCCATCGACGTGTACGGGGCGCGGGGGCTGGCGCTGGCCCAGGGCGGCGTGGTGGAAACCATCTCTGCCTACAAGTTCTACCTGGCCTTCGAGAACTCCCAGCACACCGACTACATCACCGAGAAGCTCTGGAGAAACGCCTTCGCCGCCAGCGCCGTGCCTGTCGTCCTGGGCCCCCGCCGGGCCAACTACGAGCGCTTCATCCCGGCCGACTCCTTCATCCACGTCGATGACTTCCCCAGCCCTCGGCTGCTGGCCACCTACCTGAAATTCCTCGATAAAAACAAGCCCAACTACAGGAGGTATTTCGCCTGGAGGAAGAAGTACGAGGTGCACGTCACCTCGTTCTGGGATGAGCATCTGTGCAAGGTTTGCGAAGCCGTGAGGGCGGCCGGGAATCAAGTCAAGACTGTACGAAATCTGGCCAGCTGGTTTGAAAGCTGATGTTCCTGGTGGGTGAGGCTTGCACGGtcagcctgtgccagcagcGCCCGGGCTTCGGGAAGGATGCGTCTCGCAGAGGTAGTTGGCTGAGGTGGCACACAGAAGGCCGTGGCACCAGAGAGAAGCACACAGGTACGGGTAAACAAGCTGTGAAAAGCCTacaaaaggaagatttttacTGAAGGGCACAATGATGAAAGTAAAAAGACTCACCAGGCAAGATGATTCTTCAAGAGCAAAGTTAGATTTCCAGAAGCTGTACGTATCTGAAGTCTTTCTAGCTGTGCATAGCTGAGCATAAATAACCAATGCCAAGTTCTTCAGCCCTACAGCTGAAACCAATTTTGTCTGCTGCGACAGCTTCCTGACTGTGAGACTTCCTTCTGCTTGCAGGGGATGCATGATCAGTGCTGGCTTTCTGCACTCAAAGGacagaaacaatattttatcACAGTGTTTATTATGTGTGTGAAAGCTATTTGTAGAAAAATGCTGAGCCCCGAGTGTTGGACTTCAGAATGTAATGATACAGCAGCACTTTTTAGCAATGTTTGAAGTTGCAGCAGCCAAGTAATGATGCTTTGAGCCAAATAATAATTCCATTTAGGAAAAGTGTATGGAGGGAACTGGATCCAAGTGGAACAAACAGCTCAGGTGGAGTATTTCTTCCACTGCCTACTGGTACCTTAGGCACGTTTATCCTTTATGGGAGTGGAGAACAGTTTTAGGTACAGGAAAAGACAGACTGTAGGAATAAAGTTGGAACATTTCCACCCTTCCTTTATTCAGGAATTAGAAAATGTTTACAGGAGTCtgcatgtttttctctgcaaagtTTTTGCTGTATaggagaaagcagggaaaagctCAGAACGACAGGATTTTTATTACTATATTGAATATGTGTTCAGAAAGGCTGACTTATTTCTCTAGGATCATTAGGCTGTCCTGTTGTGTAGTCATTGTTTTGGTTTATGgcacatgttttttaaaattctgccaGGTGACAGACTACTCCCAATGTTGGGTTTACAGTTTGTAAAACAATAATTAAACATACCAAAAAGGCCCCAACAGTCAAATCCCAAGTCACTGCCttacaaaaaggaaattagaGTCGAGAATAAGATCTAGACTGTTGGTAAAATAGAGATTGCATGAGGAAGTTATATGAAAAGGGAAatacttgtttttcctttggttttgagTGGTTTTTCcagctcatttttttaaatcaataattTGTCTCCGAAGATAAAACTTCAGTGCCTGCTGGGAACATTTATGATGGTTACTCTGTTTGGCCAAATCCAGAGAGAAACTTCAAT carries:
- the FUT4 gene encoding LOW QUALITY PROTEIN: alpha-(1,3)-fucosyltransferase 4 (The sequence of the model RefSeq protein was modified relative to this genomic sequence to represent the inferred CDS: inserted 1 base in 1 codon), whose amino-acid sequence is MAGGGGGTSSPPAGQGVGAGSRRRQQPQPQDALGGPGPCPVAAWPRPPRAERRQRAAGMEPAPRRCPAGRPRWRWRWRRARWAGLLGAAAALALYAWLPEPAAPRAAPGGRGEGEVNVLLWWEPFGRPRRAADCRRRYNITGCRLSADRSRYGQAQAVLFHHRDLALHGAEGLPRGAPPRPPRQRWVWMNFESPXRGLAGLFNWTMSYRRDSDVFVPYGYLYTPPAPRPFVLPRKTRLVAWVISNWNEEHARVRYYRQLREHLAIDVYGARGLALAQGGVVETISAYKFYLAFENSQHTDYITEKLWRNAFAASAVPVVLGPRRANYERFIPADSFIHVDDFPSPRLLATYLKFLDKNKPNYRRYFAWRKKYEVHVTSFWDEHLCKVCEAVRAAGNQVKTVRNLASWFES